One genomic window of Dasypus novemcinctus isolate mDasNov1 chromosome 31, mDasNov1.1.hap2, whole genome shotgun sequence includes the following:
- the SLC22A13 gene encoding solute carrier family 22 member 13 isoform X3 has translation MFRPPPDSASLEDILSHRFRETQPCEAGWDYPENKPPSLKNEFDLVCERKPLKETAQAVFMAGLLVGAFAFGSLCDWIGRRAAILVQLLVIAVTSLATAFVPSFELYVALRFAVATAVSGFALCHVTLLTEWVGPSHRTRAVVLTQSAFSVGTMVLAGLAYGIRSWRLLQVAGSAPVCLLFFYYWALPESARWLLAKGRVEEAKQVIQKAASVNRRKLSPALLSQLVPEKTASSGNTLDLLRRPQLRKMTLILLCVWFVDSLGYYGLSLQVGDFGLDIYLTQLIFGAIEVPARYSTIFLTQRFGRKWSQSGTLILGGLMCIAIIFVPTDLPVVVTALAVVGKFATAAGFTISYVYSAELFPTIIRPTGLGLVGVSSRTAGILTPLVLLLGEYQAYLPMLLYGSLPIGAGLLCALLPETRDQPLQDTIGDLEQGPRRRSPRSVPSEKGVEATQTSSSGAASVSSTYL, from the exons ATGTTCCGGCCGCCCCCCGACAGCGCCAGCCTGGAGGACATCCTCAGCCACCGCTTCCGTGAGACTCAGCCCTGTGAGGCTGGCTGGGACTATCCTGAGAACAAGCCTCCGTCCCTGAAGAACGAG TTCGACCTGGTCTGCGAGCGGAAGCCCCTGAAGGAGACTGCGCAGGCCGTGTTCATGGCGGGGCTGCTGGTCGGCGCGTTCGCCTTCGGGTCTCTCTGCGACTG GATTGGCCGCAGGGCCGCCATCCTGGTGCAGCTGCTCGTCATCGCCGTCACCAGCCTGGCCACAGCCTTCGTGCCCAGCTTTGAGCTCTACGTGGCCCTGCGCTTTGCTGTGGCCACTGCGGTCTCTGGATTCGCCCTTTGCCACGTCACCCTCC TTACCGAGTGGGTGGGACCTTCACATAGGACCCGAGCTGTGGTCCTGACCCAGAGCGCCTTTTCCGTCGGGACGATGGTGCTCGCGGGGCTGGCCTACGGCATCCGCAGCTGGCGGCTCCTCCAGGTCGCCGGCTCGGCGCCGGTCTGTCTGCTCTTCTTCTACTACTG GGCTCTGCCAGAATCTGCACGGTGGCTGCTGGCCAAGGGGAGGGTCGAGGAGGCCAAACAAGTGATCCAGAAGGCAGCTTCCGTCAACAGGCGGAAACTCTCCCCAGCGCTCTTGAGCCAG CTGGTCCCGGAGAAGACGGCGTCCTCGGGGAACACCCTGGATCTGCTCAGACGCCCCCAGCTGCGCAAGATGACCCTGATCTTGCTCTGTGTCTG GTTTGTGGACAGTCTGGGATATTACGGCCTGAGCCTCCAGGTGGGGGACTTTGGCCTGGACATCTACCTGACGCAGCTCATCTTTGGAGCCATCGAGGTGCCTGCCCGCTATTCCACCATCTTCCTGACGCAAAGGTTCGGCCGCAAGTGGAGCCAGTCGGGGACTCTGATCCTGGGTGGCCTTATGTGCATCGCCATCATCTTCGTCCCAACAG ATCTGCCCGTGGTGGTCACAGCGCTGGCCGTGGTGGGGAAGTTTGCCACAGCTGCAGGATTCACCATCTCCTACGTGTACTCTGCCGAGCTCTTCCCCACCATCATCCG GCCGACGGGCCTGGGGCTGGTGGGCGTCTCCTCGAGGACGGCGGGCATCCTCACGCCGCTGGTGCTCCTGCTGGGTGAGTACCAGGCGTACCTCCCCATGCTCCTCTACGGCAGCCTCCCCATCGGGGCCGGCTTGCTTTGCGCCCTGCTGCCGGAGACTCGGGACCAGCCGCTGCAGGACACCATCGGGGACCTGGAGCAGGGGCCCCGCCGACG GTCCCCAAGGTCAGTGCCCTCCGAAAAGGGAGTAGAGGCCACACAAACTTCCAGCTCGGGAGCGGCTTCCGTGAGCAGCACTTACTTGTGA
- the SLC22A13 gene encoding solute carrier family 22 member 13 isoform X2 yields the protein MTQFAQVLAEVGDFGRFQVQLLVLLSVPNILSAFHVFTQVFVVLEEAHHCSVAWVKNHTWNLSAAQQLALSVPLDAAGSPEPCLMFRPPPDSASLEDILSHRFRETQPCEAGWDYPENKPPSLKNEFDLVCERKPLKETAQAVFMAGLLVGAFAFGSLCDWIGRRAAILVQLLVIAVTSLATAFVPSFELYVALRFAVATAVSGFALCHVTLLTEWVGPSHRTRAVVLTQSAFSVGTMVLAGLAYGIRSWRLLQVAGSAPVCLLFFYYWALPESARWLLAKGRVEEAKQVIQKAASVNRRKLSPALLSQLVPEKTASSGNTLDLLRRPQLRKMTLILLCVWFVDSLGYYGLSLQVGDFGLDIYLTQLIFGAIEVPARYSTIFLTQRYRGWLPPPRPPHSLTSHRARPTAIASLSGVSAPLGLGTEGVRRLATGQGEGPGGGAPHLPGGRPVFSPRSARGGHSAGRGGEVCHSCRIHHLLRVLCRALPHHHPADGPGAGGRLLEDGGHPHAAGAPAG from the exons ATGACTCAATTTGCCCAGGTCCTGGCTGAAGTTGGTGACTTTGGTCGCTTCCAGGTACAGCTGCTGGTACTGCTGAGTGTCCCCAACATCCTGAGTGCCTTCCACGTGTTTACCCAGGTCTTCGTGGTCCTGGAGGAGGCCCACCACTGCTCTGTGGCCTGGGTCAAGAACCATACTTGGAACCTGAGTGCTGCTCAGCAGCTGGCGCTGAGCGTGCCTCTGGATGCTGCAGGCAGCCCCGAGCCCTGCCTCATGTTCCGGCCGCCCCCCGACAGCGCCAGCCTGGAGGACATCCTCAGCCACCGCTTCCGTGAGACTCAGCCCTGTGAGGCTGGCTGGGACTATCCTGAGAACAAGCCTCCGTCCCTGAAGAACGAG TTCGACCTGGTCTGCGAGCGGAAGCCCCTGAAGGAGACTGCGCAGGCCGTGTTCATGGCGGGGCTGCTGGTCGGCGCGTTCGCCTTCGGGTCTCTCTGCGACTG GATTGGCCGCAGGGCCGCCATCCTGGTGCAGCTGCTCGTCATCGCCGTCACCAGCCTGGCCACAGCCTTCGTGCCCAGCTTTGAGCTCTACGTGGCCCTGCGCTTTGCTGTGGCCACTGCGGTCTCTGGATTCGCCCTTTGCCACGTCACCCTCC TTACCGAGTGGGTGGGACCTTCACATAGGACCCGAGCTGTGGTCCTGACCCAGAGCGCCTTTTCCGTCGGGACGATGGTGCTCGCGGGGCTGGCCTACGGCATCCGCAGCTGGCGGCTCCTCCAGGTCGCCGGCTCGGCGCCGGTCTGTCTGCTCTTCTTCTACTACTG GGCTCTGCCAGAATCTGCACGGTGGCTGCTGGCCAAGGGGAGGGTCGAGGAGGCCAAACAAGTGATCCAGAAGGCAGCTTCCGTCAACAGGCGGAAACTCTCCCCAGCGCTCTTGAGCCAG CTGGTCCCGGAGAAGACGGCGTCCTCGGGGAACACCCTGGATCTGCTCAGACGCCCCCAGCTGCGCAAGATGACCCTGATCTTGCTCTGTGTCTG GTTTGTGGACAGTCTGGGATATTACGGCCTGAGCCTCCAGGTGGGGGACTTTGGCCTGGACATCTACCTGACGCAGCTCATCTTTGGAGCCATCGAGGTGCCTGCCCGCTATTCCACCATCTTCCTGACGCAAAG GTACCGGGGCTGGCTGCCCCCACCCCGTCCACCGCACAGCCTCACCTCCCATCGAGCTAGACCAACAGCCATTGCTTCCCTTTCTGGAGTCAGTGCCCCCCTTGGTTTGGGGACAGAAGGAGTGAGGCGTCTGGCTACAGGACAGGGAGagggcccagggggtggggctcccCACCTCCCAGGCGGGCGACCGGTGTTCTCCCCCAGATCTGCCCGTGGTGGTCACAGCGCTGGCCGTGGTGGGGAAGTTTGCCACAGCTGCAGGATTCACCATCTCCTACGTGTACTCTGCCGAGCTCTTCCCCACCATCATCCG GCCGACGGGCCTGGGGCTGGTGGGCGTCTCCTCGAGGACGGCGGGCATCCTCACGCCGCTGGTGCTCCTGCTGGGTGA
- the SLC22A13 gene encoding solute carrier family 22 member 13 isoform X1: protein MTQFAQVLAEVGDFGRFQVQLLVLLSVPNILSAFHVFTQVFVVLEEAHHCSVAWVKNHTWNLSAAQQLALSVPLDAAGSPEPCLMFRPPPDSASLEDILSHRFRETQPCEAGWDYPENKPPSLKNEFDLVCERKPLKETAQAVFMAGLLVGAFAFGSLCDWIGRRAAILVQLLVIAVTSLATAFVPSFELYVALRFAVATAVSGFALCHVTLLTEWVGPSHRTRAVVLTQSAFSVGTMVLAGLAYGIRSWRLLQVAGSAPVCLLFFYYWALPESARWLLAKGRVEEAKQVIQKAASVNRRKLSPALLSQLVPEKTASSGNTLDLLRRPQLRKMTLILLCVWFVDSLGYYGLSLQVGDFGLDIYLTQLIFGAIEVPARYSTIFLTQRFGRKWSQSGTLILGGLMCIAIIFVPTDLPVVVTALAVVGKFATAAGFTISYVYSAELFPTIIRPTGLGLVGVSSRTAGILTPLVLLLGEYQAYLPMLLYGSLPIGAGLLCALLPETRDQPLQDTIGDLEQGPRRRSPRSVPSEKGVEATQTSSSGAASVSSTYL, encoded by the exons ATGACTCAATTTGCCCAGGTCCTGGCTGAAGTTGGTGACTTTGGTCGCTTCCAGGTACAGCTGCTGGTACTGCTGAGTGTCCCCAACATCCTGAGTGCCTTCCACGTGTTTACCCAGGTCTTCGTGGTCCTGGAGGAGGCCCACCACTGCTCTGTGGCCTGGGTCAAGAACCATACTTGGAACCTGAGTGCTGCTCAGCAGCTGGCGCTGAGCGTGCCTCTGGATGCTGCAGGCAGCCCCGAGCCCTGCCTCATGTTCCGGCCGCCCCCCGACAGCGCCAGCCTGGAGGACATCCTCAGCCACCGCTTCCGTGAGACTCAGCCCTGTGAGGCTGGCTGGGACTATCCTGAGAACAAGCCTCCGTCCCTGAAGAACGAG TTCGACCTGGTCTGCGAGCGGAAGCCCCTGAAGGAGACTGCGCAGGCCGTGTTCATGGCGGGGCTGCTGGTCGGCGCGTTCGCCTTCGGGTCTCTCTGCGACTG GATTGGCCGCAGGGCCGCCATCCTGGTGCAGCTGCTCGTCATCGCCGTCACCAGCCTGGCCACAGCCTTCGTGCCCAGCTTTGAGCTCTACGTGGCCCTGCGCTTTGCTGTGGCCACTGCGGTCTCTGGATTCGCCCTTTGCCACGTCACCCTCC TTACCGAGTGGGTGGGACCTTCACATAGGACCCGAGCTGTGGTCCTGACCCAGAGCGCCTTTTCCGTCGGGACGATGGTGCTCGCGGGGCTGGCCTACGGCATCCGCAGCTGGCGGCTCCTCCAGGTCGCCGGCTCGGCGCCGGTCTGTCTGCTCTTCTTCTACTACTG GGCTCTGCCAGAATCTGCACGGTGGCTGCTGGCCAAGGGGAGGGTCGAGGAGGCCAAACAAGTGATCCAGAAGGCAGCTTCCGTCAACAGGCGGAAACTCTCCCCAGCGCTCTTGAGCCAG CTGGTCCCGGAGAAGACGGCGTCCTCGGGGAACACCCTGGATCTGCTCAGACGCCCCCAGCTGCGCAAGATGACCCTGATCTTGCTCTGTGTCTG GTTTGTGGACAGTCTGGGATATTACGGCCTGAGCCTCCAGGTGGGGGACTTTGGCCTGGACATCTACCTGACGCAGCTCATCTTTGGAGCCATCGAGGTGCCTGCCCGCTATTCCACCATCTTCCTGACGCAAAGGTTCGGCCGCAAGTGGAGCCAGTCGGGGACTCTGATCCTGGGTGGCCTTATGTGCATCGCCATCATCTTCGTCCCAACAG ATCTGCCCGTGGTGGTCACAGCGCTGGCCGTGGTGGGGAAGTTTGCCACAGCTGCAGGATTCACCATCTCCTACGTGTACTCTGCCGAGCTCTTCCCCACCATCATCCG GCCGACGGGCCTGGGGCTGGTGGGCGTCTCCTCGAGGACGGCGGGCATCCTCACGCCGCTGGTGCTCCTGCTGGGTGAGTACCAGGCGTACCTCCCCATGCTCCTCTACGGCAGCCTCCCCATCGGGGCCGGCTTGCTTTGCGCCCTGCTGCCGGAGACTCGGGACCAGCCGCTGCAGGACACCATCGGGGACCTGGAGCAGGGGCCCCGCCGACG GTCCCCAAGGTCAGTGCCCTCCGAAAAGGGAGTAGAGGCCACACAAACTTCCAGCTCGGGAGCGGCTTCCGTGAGCAGCACTTACTTGTGA